A genomic window from Parasteatoda tepidariorum isolate YZ-2023 chromosome 10, CAS_Ptep_4.0, whole genome shotgun sequence includes:
- the LOC107453267 gene encoding U20-hexatoxin-Hi1a isoform X1 — translation MKVFAVLALFSCLVAMVIGAQTACQLQRQQEQAKNVVGNFIPKCDADGSYSQVQCHGSTGYCWCADKDGNQLTKSARGKPNC, via the exons atgAAGGTTTTCGCTGTATTGGCTTTATTCTCCTGCCTCGTTGCTATGGTAATTGGAGCCCAAACTGCATGCCAATTGCAAAGACAACAAGAACAGGCTAAAA acgtTGTTGGCAACTTCATTCCGAAATGTGATGCAGATGGTAGCTACAGCCAAGTACAGTGCCACGGATCAACTGGATACTGCTGGTGCGCTGACAAAGATGGAAACCAACTCACCAAATCTGCCCGAGGAAAACCAAACTGTTAG